A segment of the Rattus rattus isolate New Zealand chromosome 4, Rrattus_CSIRO_v1, whole genome shotgun sequence genome:
TCAAGGAACAGGTAAGCATAACCCAGTCCCGCCATATTCAATGCTATATCCCCTGCTCCTTGAGAAAGTGTCTTTCTCATTTCCACAGCATGACTTAGAACAGCGGTGCTCCACCTTCCGGGTCATGTGACTCTTTAATAGtttctcgtgttgtggtgacacaCAACTGTaaagctacttcataactgtaatttcgctactgttatgaattgtaatgtaaccatctgatatgcaggatatctgatatatgtcACCTGGGAGGGCcgcgcgacccacaggttgagaactattggTTTAAGACATTCAGATAATTAAAACGAAGGCTAGAGAGAAGCATTAGCATTTAAGAGTGTGTAGGACTTagagaggacctaagtttggctCCCTGTATccacacagggtggctcacaacttcctcTACCTCCAGCTCCAAGACATCTGCTACCCACTTCCCAATCCTGTGAGCACCTGAGTCTCACGCTCATAGTGCGTCTTCACTTCTCTGTATATAgacctaattaaaaataaaacgagcttttaaaacatgaagaTGAGTCCACGTTTACTCGGCTTCAGGAGTATACAGTACCCCCAAGAGAGAAAATAAGGTGGAACTTGCAAGTTTGAAGAGTTACAAGcagaagagagatggaggagaaaaacaggaagaagaaaactttATAAAGATGAGTATTTGAATGCATATAAACTGGAAACCAGGGCGCAaacaccctgggccaagcagtAATGGAGGAGCTGCTTTCCTTTGTTCTGGCCCTGTTTTCTTATTCTACCTGCCTGGGTTTCTCATGCTTCAAGTCTTGAAAGAATGCAATCGTGTCCTCTTAATCTGTGATGTGCATtctcagttgtttttctttctttttcttcctcggAGGCACCCACTGCCTAGCAATGCTATCCTGTCCTATCACCTCTGCCTGATCTCTACAGTCAAGACGGGAGCTGACAGAAGATGGAAGGAATACCGAGTCTGAAAAGGACCTGGCTAAATATGGTGGGTGAGGTTGGCTGGGTGATAGAATGGGAAAGACTCAGTACAGAGCACAGGCATGGGCTATGCTCAAAATATGACAGAGCCCTCCGGGGTGTTTTAGAAAGCCAAGCCCATGCCTTTGctgaaatgcaaagaaaaataaaattttggatAGCTTCCTTGCTATCGACAAGTACCATGATAGATATCCTTCAACTTCATGTCCCCTATGTATGTTTACGTTTGCGATTAATAATAATGTGGATAATAGTGTTCTTCTCCCTAGCACAAAGTAACATGGAAACAAAATGTTGCAGAGTGAAAACTCATGGTGAAAACTCCGAGTGTACCAGGATGTTTCTGCCTGCTTCAAGGTATGGAACTCAGTGGCGCTGTGCTTACCTAGAATTGCCCTGGCTGTgtttcaatccctagcactgaaagtgaaataaaaagataGAATCAAGATCTCACAAGAGATTTGTAAATATACCCAAGGAAATCAATAGCCGACTTCTGCCAACGCAGCAGTAAGAAGAGCAAACCCCAAAGATTTAAAGTTTTGGTCATATTAATAGTTTataagatgagagagagaactCATAGGCTAAATTTTCTGAGGGTACATACTATGGCTAAggattcttgtttttcttgcaCCCTCTTTAATATAGTTTTTCCTCCCTACATTGACTTAGACACAGAAGCAGTAACTTATAGCTACCCACAAGGGCTTATATCCTTCTTTTCAAGCTAAGTAATACCAGTCAATGCAATCATAGCCTTCAGTGTATGGAAAtggtttcttcattgttttttgtttgtttattttgctttttttggtaTGGTTTTTGTCCTCTCACCATCTTTACTTAATccgtatctctgtatctctgactAGAGTCACAGCCACAGCATACAGCACGCTACTGGCATGCAGTAGACCGTCCAGTAGGTTACAGTGTAGTGTGCTTCAGATACCCCGTCAGGCCTATGTTCCACAACAAGGTAATCAAAGCGGGAAGTAATTATTTCAAAAGCAGGCTGAAGCATCTGTGATGTAACCACACTGTTACTATGAATCATCTAAAGCAACATATTATAGAGTCACTTCCTTATTTTACTAcaacagaaatgatttttttccttccttaataCTAGTGCTAGTTTGAAAAGCCAACTCAATATGACCATATTACTGTTTGTCAAGGAAAAACCATTTGGTCTATAATTTTCACTATTTGTATGGGTTTTAGGTAAAGGCTACAACTTCTTAGCCATCCACCTGGAATTCGATTTCTTTATATGTAAAGGAATTCCTAAATTATTTAAAGTGTGAAtcattttgattgatttttaagtAGAGCCACAAGGTGGTATGAAAGGGACATTGAATCTAGAGTGAAAAGCTAGGGATTTCAGCCCAGGGTTCAAGATGCTGTAACTTCTTCAGTCAGTTCGTAATAGTAAGAAGCTGCTATCTTAGTTCTAATGGGTAGGAATACTTGTTGATAGATCAGATTAGGGATCAGATGGAATTAAGTACATAAAAAAGAGTATTGTTAATCCATCACCATAAAAATATGAGCCTTTATGATTAGAGCTTACAGGATTTTTCTTTCCTACAATAAAGCGACATTATAATTAGTAAATTAAATTCAGCATACTGTATGTATCTTACAAAGTAAAGGCAGTCGAATTTTATTGATGAACAGTCTAAGGTCAACTGCTGACTCATTGTAGAGGAAATTGACCTAAATTATAATAGATGTTCCTGTTTATAATTCTGAG
Coding sequences within it:
- the LOC116897736 gene encoding uncharacterized protein LOC116897736, encoding MGLIGEHPTGKQNKNQLLLFQPDLEKHVFCVNIHHPIHHPGSFKSLPAYNASQLPTEKALGGRKQLEMPPEMLQPAFEIITSRFDYLVVEHRPDGVSEAHYTVTYWTVYCMPVACSRAILGKHSATEFHTLKQAETSWYTRSFHHEFSLCNILFPCYFVLGRRTLLSTLLLIANVNIHRGHEEAIQNFIFLCISAKAWAWLSKTPRRALSYFEHSPCLCSVLSLSHSITQPTSPTIFSQVLFRLGIPSIFCQLPS